The Lewinellaceae bacterium nucleotide sequence GTGGCGGCGGTGGCGGAACCATCATTTTTAACGTACTCTCTGCCAGCGGTTACCACTTCGAAGCGACGGGCGGCAATGGCGGTGATGCCAACAATGGCAATGCAGATCGCTGCCTTGGACCCGGAGGCGGAGGAAGCGGAGGGCGTATTATGGCTTCTTCTGTCATCACGGTTCCTCCTACGGGCATTAGTGGCGGAGTAGCCGGCACTAGCCTCAATTCAACGGCCTGCAGCAACAGCAATAATGGCGCCACCAGCGGCACAACGGGCATTATTGAAACGCTCGACAACCTGGTTTCCGGCAATGAGCCCTTTGCACCGACAGCCATCATCGACCAACCCGAAGTGATCTTTGCCTGCGCAGGAGAAAATCTTTTAATTGCGGTAGACGCGGAAGGTGTTTCCTTGACCTACCAATGGCAGCTGGATGACGGCAACGGTTTTGAAAACGTACCAAATAATGCTCCTTTTTCCGGAGCCAATACCGCTTCATTGCAAGTCAATACAATCGATGCAAGTTTCAATAATTACCAATTCAGGCTGATCGTTTCCAGCGAATGTTTCGACGATGTGGTCTCCTCCCCTATTCCTGTAGTCGTTGCCCCGCTTCCTGAGGCTCAATTTACTTTTATGGCCGAAGATCTGACGGTAAATTTTGAGAATCTTTCGACTAATGCCGATACTTTTTCCTGGAATTTCGGCGACAGCCAGCAGTCGGCCGAAAACGATCCGGAACATACTTTCCCGGGATATGGCACTTACGTCGTAATGTTGACCGCTTCCAACGATTGTGGCCAGGATATTTTTATGATGGAAATATCGTTATTGGTTCCAATCGTGGCGGGTTTCAATTATAGCGATGCCGGCGGTTGCGCCCCCTTTGAAGTGCAGTTTACCAATGCCACTACAGGCACCTATGACCAACTGGAATGGAATTTCCCCGGTGGAACGCCTGTTTCGTCGAATGACGAAAACCCGGTGGTGATATATGCCACTCCCGGAATTTATGATGTTTCCCTGACGGCCACCGGATCCGCAGGAGAAAATGTTTTCACCTCTGAAAACCTGGTGGAAATTCTTCCACCGCCGACCCCTGCCTTTACCTGGGAGATGCTGGATGATTTGACGGTCAGTTTTACCAACAATTCCCAGAATGCATTGAATTACAACTGGGTCTTTGGGGACGGCAGTACCAGTACAGCCACCGATCCCATCCATGAATACACAGCTCCCGGAGACTATGAGGTGACCCTAAATGCCCAGAATAATTACTGTGGCGTGTCGCTCAGCCAGGGAATTTTGCTGGTAACAGGCATAGAAACTCCGGAATTACACCCTCTCAATCTATTCCCGAACCCAGTGGAGCATTACCTGAACCTGGAATGGGAATTTACCCAAAAAATAAAGGTTCAAATAACCACTATTCAAGGCAAAGTCATTTATAAAGATGATGATTTACATAATAACAGCATTGATGTTTCCCGTTTAGCTTCCGGGTTGTATTTTTTTAAATTCGAACACGAAGGCGGATCAGGGCAAATAAAATTTAATAAGCTTTAAACGCAGACGCATGATTTTTCCCATTGGAGACGATCAAGTCAGGAACGGACACTTTCCCTATTTAAGTTATGGTTTTATTGCCTTGAATGTACTTATTTACATTTGGCAATCCTCCATGCCTTATGAAGTTTATGATCAATTTATTTACCATTATGGAGCCATCCCGGGAGAAATTACTCAGGGGGTTGACTTGTACACTTTACTGACCAGTGCTTTTTTGCATGCCAGCTGGATGCACCTCATTGGCAACATGGTCTTTTTGTGGGTCTTTGCCGATAATATCGAAGCGACCATCGGCAGTCGGAGGTTTTTGGTTTTTTACCTGATCGGCATCCTGGCTGCCCACGCCGGCCACATTTACTTCAATTGGTACAGCAACATCCCAACCGTGGGAGCCAGCGGAGCCATTGCTGCCGTTATGGGGGCCTACCTGGTCATGTATCCAAAATCAAGGATCCGCACCCTGGTCTTTTTCTTTTTCATCAGAATACCCGCCTTTCTGTTTCTGGGATTCTGGATCATCCAGCAATCCTACAGCGGGGTGCAAAACCTGAGCAATATGTCAGGAAGCGGCGTGGCCTGGTGGGCGCATATCGGCGGATTTGCTTTTGGAGCACTGGCCGGATTGTTTTTTAGACGAATGATTCCGGAGGTGGAGCCGGTGGAGGATTATGCTTGATGCTTTAATGATTTAATGCTGCGATGATTTGATGCTACGATGATTTGATGCTGTGACACTGTGATGCAGCGAGAGAGTGTTCAATCAACTGTGTCTGATAGATTCTTAATAATCAATAACAACCCCGACCTGCGCGTTACGGGAACCTGTCCTCGGCATATAATGCCGGGATTTCGCTTCGCTCCATTTGAACAGTCCCTATCTGACATAGAACAAGTACACCTCATTCCTCCATTATTCTGTCTTTTGTTTGATAATTTAGGCTCAGCAACAGGAAAAAGAGGTAAAAGGCGATTCCGATGGAATTCTCGATGGTGTTTTCGACCATAAAAGACAGGAATACGATGATATGAAAGCTTAAAAACAAGGTATGCCGGTAAGCTTTTTTGTAAAAAAGAGGAAAGAAAAAAGCGAAAAGAAAAAGGCCCAGACCAACAAAGCCTGTCCCCGCATAAATGGAAACCAATTGATTGTGTGGCATTTTGGGCTCCATATCCTCCTGGAATTTTTGAGCATAGCGGTTGATGACTTCCTGTCTGAGATTTCCGGCCCCGACGCCTAATAATGGGTAGTCGTTGCCGATCTCGAGTCCCATTTTTATAGAAACCACACGCCCCCCATCGGAATAATCATTCTGGGAAAGATCATGCTGCCTGATCCAGCGGTCATAGAGGCTATAATCCACCTTGGCTTTGAAACTGGGAATGGCCCTGTACGCAATCACAGGGATCGCTGCCATCAGGGCAACCAGCGCCAGGCCCTGGAAATACTTTTTCGACACCCAGGCCCGTCGAAGAATGAGCACCACCGCTGTCATATAAAAGGCCACCAGACCACTTCTTACCGACAATAAATGCAGGAACAAAAAGAGAAAACCGGTAATGCCCAACATCAGGGGGCGTTCCCATTCATATTTAAGGGTGAACTTTTTTTTGAATAAATAAAAAGCCGTAAAAATGCTATAAGCCAGCAACAGGCTGAATCGTATATGGTTTCGTGGTGTGGGCATGGGTTGCCCCTGGTGAATCAAATGATTGATCTCTTCGAAATGTATGATATAATGAATGCCGATGCCCAGACAGGTAAAAAACATCACCCCGACAAAAAAATACATGACGCCTTTAAAAGCCTTGTCGGTAATAGGAGGAAGTGAGGCAAATGCAAAGGGAAAAAGTAAAAAAGCTATTTTAAGCCTGATGCGTTCTCCCCAGTATGCAAAGTTGCCGGATTCCGTCAAAATGCCACTGAACAAAACAAGAAAAAAAATGAGTGAAATAACCCAATAAGCTTTGTCGGAAAGATAAAACCGGAAATGTTTTGTCAAATCGGGGTTTAAAACCGGTCGTCCTCCTTCAAGTGAAAAAAATGCCAATACGCCATAACCGATCATTGCCACAGACAGCAGGAAAGGCGAATATACCATTCCCAAAATGACAAACCAGGCCAAAAACACGGCCAAATCCCGGATTTTGATTTTTTTTATGTTAGCAGTCAGTTTTTCCACCCATACAAAACGCAGGAGTGAAAATGGTATTGTTTAGGAAGACGACACCTTTTTGCCCGCATTTCGATAATTCCACAGAAGATGCCTCCTCAACAACAACTTATCGAACACCAAGAATCCAACAACCGGCAACAAGATTTGTTTTTTTTAAATAAAAGGAACCGGCGGATTTTAAGTAAAGTAATAATACCTTACCTTTGCAGGCAATTATTTTCAGGCGAGGGAACTCAACCGACTTTTTGGAAGTTTTACCCTGGAAACGGTATCATCAATAATACAGATTCTGAAATTTAAGTGTAATGGCTACAGAAGCATTTGAGAAGATCAAACAAATCATCGGAGAGATCAGGGAATCCGCTCCTAAATCCGCTGAAGAGCTGGAACAGTTCAGACGGACCTACCTGGGATCGAAGAATATTTTGAAAGGGTTGATGGGAGAAATCCGCAACATTCCCAATGAGTTAAAAAAGGATTTTGGACAACTCATCAACGAGGCTAAAACGGCTGCTGAAGCGACTTTCAATCATCTGCAGCTTCACCTTGGATCCGAAGCAGCACATTCCGATGCAGGGGAGTTTGATCTCACCGCTCCCGGGGAACCTATCCCCCTTGGGTCTCGCCATCCTATTGCCATCACCATGAACCGCGTCATTAATATTTTTGAGCGCATCGGTTTTGTAGTGGCTGAAGAGAGGGAAATCGAAGATGACTGGCACAATTTTACGGCGATGAATACGCCCGAAGATCACCCGGCCCGAGACATGCAGGATACGTTCTACCTGATGAATGACCCTTCCATGCTGCTGCGTACCCATACCTCTTCCGTTCAGGCACGTACGATGATGGCGGAAAAGCCTCCCATCCGGATCATAGCCCCGGGAAGGGTGTACCGCAACGAGACCATCTCCGCCCGTTCTCATTGCCAGTTCCACCAGGTGGAGGGGCTTTACATTGATGAGAATGTCTCTTTTGCAGACCTTAAGCAGACCCTTTCCTATTTCACCCGTGAAATGTATGGCCCGGACAAAGAAATTCGCCTGCGTCCTTCCTACTTCCCGTTCACAGAGCCCAGTGCCGAAATGGATGTTTACTGGGGACTACAGGATGAAAATGCGCATCGCATCACCAAAGGTACCGGCTGGCTCGAGATCCTGGGCTGCGGTATGGTGGATCCCAATGTATTGGAAAATTGTGGCATTGATCCCGATAAATACTCAGGTTTTGCCTTTGGCATGGGTATCGAACGCCAGGCCATGCTGAAATACCAGATAGAAGATATCCGTCTTATGTTCGAAAACGATGTCCGGTTCCTGAAACAATTCAGTTCGGCATTTTAGATGCTTATGACTTGATGCTGGTTGCTGGTTAGAAAAAAGGACTGATAAAAAGATTCCGGCAATCAATTATTAAAATTAAAAAACATAGTACTTGAAACCATCAACTCCAAAAGGTGTTCGTGATTTTTCACCACAACAGGTCAATCGTCGCAATTATATTTTTGATACGATCAGAAAAATATTCGTCAAATACGGTTACCAGCCTATTGAAACTCCCGCAATGGAAAACCTTTCCACGCTGACTGGTAAATACGGTGAAGAAGGGGATCGACTTGTGTTTAAAGTACTGAATAACGGGGACTTTTTGGCGAAAGCCGATACAGAAGCCCTGGCCAACCTGGATTCCACCAAAGCAGTGGCTTCCCTCTCCAAACGCGGATTGCGCTACGATCTGACGGTTCCTTTTGCCCGCTTCGTGGTGATGAACCAAACGGCGCTGACCTTTCCTTTCAAACGTTACCAGATCCAACCCGTCTGGCGGGCTGACCGTCCCCAAAAAGGCCGCTACCAGGAATTTTTTCAATGCGATGTAGATGTCGTTGGGTCGGATTCCCTTATGTATGAGGCCGAACTGATCCAGATTTATGACGAAGTGTTTGCTGCCCTGGGCATGGACGTCACCATTAAATTCAACAACCGCAAGATACTGGCCGGGATTGCTGAAGCGGCAGGCATCACGGATAAGTTTACCGATCTTACCGTTGCCATCGACAAGCTGGATAAAATCGGGCCAGAGGGTATCCGTAAGGAAATGCTTGAACGTGGCATTTCCAATGAGGCAGTCGACCGCGTCAATGCCATCCTGGAAACCAAATCGCTGCAGGGCCTCAAAGCCATTTTCAGCGAAAGCGAAACGGGCAGAAAAGGGGTGGAGGAAATTGAAAAAGTCATGCAATATCTCAATGTAGATACTGCTAAAAATGAAGTTAAATTCGACATCACTCTCGCCAGGGGGTTAAGTTATTATACAGGATGCATCTTTGAAGTGAGTGCCCACAATGTGGAAATGGGAAGCATTGGCGGCGGCGGCCGTTATGATGACCTTACCGGAATTTTCGGACTTAAAGACGTTTCCGGGGTGGGCGTTTCTTTTGGCGCTGAACGCATCTACGATGTGATGGAAGAACTCAACCTCTTTCCCAAAGAAGATGCTGCGGCCCTGAAGGTCCTGCTCATCGCCTTTGACGACGAAACCCACCGCTACGCTTTCAAAACGCTCGGAAGCCTCCGCGCTGCGGGCATCAATGCCGACCTGTATCCGGAACCTGCCAAGATGAAAAAGCAGATGAAATATGCCAACGACAGGAATGTTCCATACACCCTACTCATCGGAAGCAACGAAATGGAGAGCGGAAAACTCACCCTCAAGAATATGTCGGAAGGAAGCCAGGAGCAATTGACGATCGATGAAATTGTAAGGCAGTTGTCTTAGGGGTTTCAAGTTGAGCGCGGCGAAATCCCGTACCGCAGTTCGGGAGGGTTTCACATATTTCTTGCGATGCAAGTGAAATATTACCCCGCTCCGCTCTTTTATTCCCTATAGAGAGGCCACCCCATATGGTTCCCTTTTTAACTTTCCCCTGAGCAACGATGCCTTTTAGAACCAGGGCGTTCGCAGAACGCTAAAATCCAATCCTTCAGCGATTCTCGCATTTTCACATTCTCGCATTCTTGCATTCAGCCATTCTCGCATTCAGGCATTATTCCTCAAACCTTCCTTCCAATGTACATAAAATATTGCCAGACCCCGCCATAGGCATTGCTTACCTGCTCGTATTCGGTTTGAAAATGCCTTTTGAGCACCGGATTGAGGTGGCCATCCATACGAACGTGGTTGTTGCCCATATGACTCTTAAACCACTGGAATGGAGAATTGTAAAAATCCACCACGCCGATGAGTCCTCCCGGTTTCAGGTCATAGGCTGCCTGGGCGATCAATTCTTCCCACTGCGGGTTGATCATGGTGAGCGAGTATGAAAAAAGGATCACATCCATTTTATCATTAAACTTCATATCCCCAAAGGAGTACGGTTGTTCAATCAGTTGGATACGATCCTCGAAAACATTGGTATTCTTGCGTGCTTTATGGAGCATTTTGGCCGACACATCCATGCCGATCACCTGGGTCAGGGGAAACTGGCGGCCCAGTTGCCTTAGGTTGAATCCCGTTCCGCAGCCTATTTCCATGATGCGATGGGGAATGGGATTTTGCTTTGCCAGTAATCGTACGATCTTCCTGCGACCGAAAAGAAAGGTCCATCGGGTCAGGTCATAAATCGCAGCGTGGAGCCGGTAATAAGCTTTCATGGCTTCGGCCTGTTGTTCTTTCGTATGTTGGGGGACGGTTGTGGTGTTCATATCAGAATTTTGAAGTGTCTTGGATTCAAACAAGGCAAGTAATTTCAATTTACGATCCCAAGGTAAGTGCTGGCATAGGTACCCACCCGGTCCAGTTGATGTTGAATATTGACGTTTGTTGTTTCAAACGTCAGGCGCTCCCTGACAAAATCAGGAAAGAAATCGACCTTTTCGGCCGCGGAACGCAGCAGTATCCTGGTGCCGGGTCGGCTGTTCGCGAGGATTAGTGCCCACTCCTCCTCCAGGGCTCTCCTGTCATTGGCCGCCAGCCAGTCCTGGTGATCCAGCAGAATGAAATGAGAATACTTTCCCGGATTTGTTTTCAAAAAATCAGAAATGGTGGTGTTGTAAGTGTGTATTTTATCGACCTGTTGATGAAGCAGATCATAATTTTCTTTTTTCAGGTAGTCCGGGCTGCACGCTTCCGTATACTCCCCATTGATGTAAACCCGGTAAAAATAGTTGTCATGGATAGGCAATTGGGTAAAAACATGACGCAACCGTTCCTGGATAAATCCCAGGGCACCCCGGTAATAATCATTCACAAAAAGCTCCTGCTGGCTCTCGGGCACGCCCAGCATGCACATGATAAAATGCCGGTTGACCACCGCCTCCACCATACGGTTCATCAGTTTTTTCTCCACGCGAAGATAAATGTCGTGCTGTGTTTCAAGGTCGGTGGCGTTCAGCAGTTTTTGCACCTCGTTGTACAATCGTTTGCGGGCCCGGATGTATCCCGAAAAAAACCATGCCACCATACCGGAAGTACCGTAATGGTAAAAATTTTTACGAACGCCCTTGTCAGAAAAATAACGGATATTCTTATCCCAAAACATCCGGGCATAAGGGCCCAGGTCGCTTCTGACCTTTTCCCGGTAAATGGCTTCGTGGTCAGGGTGGGTGCCCTTTCCGAAAAACCCGAAAAGGGTTTCGTGATCGGTATGCCTGATGAGGGCTTGTTTGAATTGAAGCAGGGCGTTTTGACGCGGATTCACGTCAATGCAATGAATGTTTTTGGGATGATCGGCCAGATAGGCCAATGCATTGCAGCCGGCGCTGGTGATCATAACGATCTCGCTGTCCGTATCGAACTCCATGAGATTCCTGTCGCAACGGGGGTCTTCCCAACAGGCATTATAAACAAGGTTCCCGGAATGCACGCGGTCAAAAACCCAGTGCCGTATTTTTTCTCCAACCATCATAGGAATAATGTCTTTGATATTCGGGCAAAGTTATCCATTCGTACTGCCAGGCCAGTATTTTGCAAATTATCTTTCCTTTAAGTTTGTATTAATTGAAAGTAAATTTCATAAAAAAACAGGTTTGATTTCAGGTTGAGCGGAGCGACATCACGAACCGTAGGTCAGGAGGGTTCAAAGGGTTCAAAGGGTTCAAATTGTTGTTTTTAACCTGGTAAAACCAACACATTCCCTCATTCTTGCATTCTTGCATTCTTGCATTCAACCACTAACGCCCGTCCATATTTTCGTCATTCAAAAGACCATACCTCCATTCCCAACAATTTCGGGCATGGTGAAATTAATTAATTCCTATTTTTACTGAAGTTTTCCAGGACGCCAAAATCTACGGGAATTTCAATTACCAATTCACTCAAACAAAATCATTGGGTCTATTATGAAAAAAACAATACTCTTTCTGCTGTTCTCCATGAGCAGTTTTCTCACTTTCGCACAAAACCCCGAACAATTCATTCGTCAATACCTTGATGAACACCGACGCGAGCTCAATTTATCGGCTACCGACATTAAGGATTGGACCGTTACCGACCAGCATACCTCCCGCCAAAGCGGAGCGACCTACGTTTACATCCGGCAGCAATTCCAGGGCATTCCCGTTTTTAACGGACTGGCCAATTTTGCCCTTAAAAACGGTAAGGTGGTCAGCATGGGGAACCGCCTGATCAGCGGGTTGAATGAAAAAGCAGGGTATGCCCTACCTTCCATCGATCCAAAGGAGGCGATCGCCGCGGCAGCGGAACAACTAAACCTGCCCTCTCCAACTAATCTTAGACTCCTGGAGCCGGTCAGTACCCATGAATTCATTTACGACAAAGGCAATATTTCAAAAGAAAATATCCCGGTAGAGCTGATGTATTACGCCCTTTCGGAAAAAGAAGTCCGGCTGGCGTGGAACCTTTCCATTTATACCCTGGATGCCAATCACTGGTGGTCGGTACGCATTGATGCCCAAACCGGAGCCTTGCTGGATAAAAACGACTGGGTGGCGCATTGCGATGTGGATCATACCGTTTTTACCCACGAACACACTACCCGGAAGAAGGCATCTGTTCAAAAAGAACATAATTCGGCGGCTACCTTTGCGCCTGATTCCTACAATATATTTCCGCTGCCTCTCGAAAGTCCCGGCCACGGCGACCGCTCCATTGTGACCAACCCCGCAGACCCTATTGCCTCTCCTTTGGGCTGGCATGATACCGATGGCATTCCGGGTGCTGAATTTACCACAACCCGGGGCAACAATGTATTTGCTTATGAAGATACCGGCGACAATGATGATCCGGCTCTTGGCTTCAGTCCGGATGGCGGTCCCATGCTGGAATTCAATTTCGATTACAACAATGCTGATGATCCGTTAAATTATCAGCCGGCAGCCATCACCAACCTGTTTTACATGAACAACATGATGCACGACATCTGGTATCATTATGGTTTTGATGAGGCCAGCGGCAATTTCCAGTTGAGCAACTATGGCCATGAGGGCAATGGAGGGGATTATGTGCAGGCTGAAGCCCAGGATGGCAGCGGCACCAACAACGCCAATTTCGGTACTCCTCCGGACGGACAGAACCCCAGGATGCAAATGTACCTTTGGTACGGCGGTCTTGGTGACTTCCTGGTGATCAATTCCCCTGCCGGAATTGCAGGGACTTACCAGGCCAGTGGCGCAGGTTTCGGTCCAGGTTTACCGGAAACACCTATTACCGCAGATATTGTTTTGATGGAAGATGACGTGGATCCGATAAGCAATGGCTGCGAAACCATCGTCAACGGGAATGCCCTTTCTGGCAAGATCGCACTGGTTGACCGTGGCGATTGCAATTTTACAGTAAAGGTTCTCAGCGCACAAAACCAGGGTGCCCTGGCCGTCATCGTGATCAACAACAACGACGGCAATCCAACCACTATGGGCGGCACCGACAATGAAATCACTATTCCTTCCATTATGGTCTATAAAGTGGATGGAGAGAGCTTCAAGGCGGAACTCGCCAATGGGGCCATCAACGGGTCGATTAGCAATGCAGGATTTGATGAAATCATCCAGGATGCGGATTTTGACAACGGCATCATTGCCCATGAATATGGACACGGCATTTCCAACCGCCTGACAGGTGGAGGAAGCAATACGGGATGCCTTTCCAATGACGAACAGATGGGTGAAGGATGGAGCGACTGGTTTGCCATCATGCTCACCATCGAACCCGGCGACCTCGGGACCGATGCTCGTGGCATGGGAACCTGGTCCAACGGAGAGCCCATCACCGGAAACGGGATACGTCCGGCTCCCTATTCCACTGACTTCGAAGTCAACCCATTTACCTACGGGGATTCCAATAATGAAAACCAGATCTCCCTGCCGCATGGCGTTGGATTCATTTTCGCCACGGCCCTTTGGGATCTTACCTGGGCACTTATCGACGAATATGGCGGCACCCCTGACCCGGATGTTTACCATGGTACAGGAGGGAACAATATCGCCATGCAACTGGTAATTGAAGCCCTGAAAATACAACCCTGCAACCCGGGGATGATAGATGGCCGCGATGCCATTTTGGAAGCCGACCAATTGCTATATGAAGGTGCCCATCAATGCCTTATATGGGAGGTTTTTGCCAAAAGAGGTTTTGGATACAGCGCCAGCCAGGGAAGCACCAACAGCAGAACCGACCAAAATGAGGCATTCGACCTTCCGCCTTTATGCTTTGTAGCTACAGAAGCTCCTGTGGCTGCTTTTACCCCCGGCAGCCTCAACAGTTGTAACAAAACAGTCGATTTTAGTGATAACAGCTATGAGATCGTACACAGCTGGCTTTGGAATTTCGGGGACGGCACTTCGACAAACATTCAAAACCCAATCCACACTTTCCCCGGAAGTGGAATTTACGCCGTGCAACTCGTCGTAAACAACAATATAGGCAGCGACACTACCACCCAGGACATCATTATTGAGCAGCCCCCGGTGGCACAGGTTGAGAACGTAGAAGTGTGTCTGGGAGATGACGCTTATGTTTTTCCTGTTTTGACGGGACATCCCCAGTGGCGGGATGCGGAAAATAATATCATTTCAGGGGAAGAGTCCCTCATTGTTCCTGATGTTACGAGCACACGAACCTTTTATGTGGAAAACCTGGAAGGAGGTCCTTCATTTGAAGCAGGCGCTCTGAATCCGAATTTTGGAAGTGGAGGATACCATGTTTCCGGCTACCATGGAGCCCTCAATTTTACGGCGGAACAACCTTTTGAGATCGTTTCTGTCTGGGTGGATGCCCAGGGCGCCGGCCCACGGACTTTCAGCCTTGCCAACGGTTTTAACAACGATGGCTCCTTTCCTTCTGCAAGCAATACCGTGGCAGAAGTCACAGTGGATCTGGTCAATGGGCCACAAGTCGTTTACCTGAACATGATGGTGCCCGAAGCCGGGGATTACAATATCGGCGGCCACAATGTCAACCTTTACCGAAATAACAGCGGGCCGAGTTTCCCCTATGTGCTCCAAGATTACCTGACCATCCATAGTTCCTCCGCCAATACGGGACCTTTGGACTATTACTATTACTTTTATGATATTGTAGTGAGAGAACCGCAATGCATTTCCGAACCGGTAATGTTTACGGTAAGTCCGGTAGTGAGTGCCTTCGACTACGTGGATGACGGCAACGGAACGGTGACCTTTACCGATGCCTCCACCGGAGCCACCAGTTGGCTCTGGGACTTTGGTGACGGAAATGCTTCCACCGAGGACTCTCCGGTACATTTATATGAATTCCCGGGCAACTACGTTGTAACCCTGACCATTAACGACGGAGCCTGTACCAGCACCCAGGACTTCACTTTTGTCGTCGGAGTGGAAGATATCCTGTCAGATGTGCCTGCGATAACTTTACAGCCCAACCCGGCCAGTAGCAGCGCCCGTGTGGTTTTGGGTAAACCGCTGACGGAGGATCTGCATCTTCAGCTCACAGACATCAGTGGTAGGTTTCTGTTTGAAACGACGCTTTTTAGTGGACAAACTTTTACGACGCTGGACATAGAAAAGCTGCCGGCTTCGGTTTATTTTGTCAGAATAAAAGGAAGCCATTTATCTGAATTGAGAAAACTGATGATCGAGCGTTAGAAACTATTTTTTTTGCAAACCTAATTTTCCGGACCTCCCGATACTTAAACCCATTTGAGGTCGTCAGGTTCGGAAAATTACGCCTTTTATTCGCTGCCATTTAACCATTTTAAGAAACCACCATGCCTGTCCCCTTTCCTGCCTTAACCACTCCCCGGCTCCGGCTCAGACCAATCACCGATCAGGATCTGCCACATATATTCAAAGGGTTATCCCATCCCGATATTACCAAATACTATGCGGTCAGTTTTGATAGTCTTGAGGCCACCAGGGCACAAATGACTTGGTTTGCCAATCTCGAAAAAACCGGGACGGGCATCTGGTGGGCGGTTTGTGACCGTAACAATGGAGATTTCCTGGGAGCCGGTGGATTCAATAACCTCAGTCGGGAACATCAAAAAGCAGAGATCGGATTTTGGCTGCTGCCCGCACACTGGGGAAAAGGCATCATGAAAGAAACTTTACCTTTGATC carries:
- a CDS encoding T9SS-dependent M36 family metallopeptidase, with the protein product MKKTILFLLFSMSSFLTFAQNPEQFIRQYLDEHRRELNLSATDIKDWTVTDQHTSRQSGATYVYIRQQFQGIPVFNGLANFALKNGKVVSMGNRLISGLNEKAGYALPSIDPKEAIAAAAEQLNLPSPTNLRLLEPVSTHEFIYDKGNISKENIPVELMYYALSEKEVRLAWNLSIYTLDANHWWSVRIDAQTGALLDKNDWVAHCDVDHTVFTHEHTTRKKASVQKEHNSAATFAPDSYNIFPLPLESPGHGDRSIVTNPADPIASPLGWHDTDGIPGAEFTTTRGNNVFAYEDTGDNDDPALGFSPDGGPMLEFNFDYNNADDPLNYQPAAITNLFYMNNMMHDIWYHYGFDEASGNFQLSNYGHEGNGGDYVQAEAQDGSGTNNANFGTPPDGQNPRMQMYLWYGGLGDFLVINSPAGIAGTYQASGAGFGPGLPETPITADIVLMEDDVDPISNGCETIVNGNALSGKIALVDRGDCNFTVKVLSAQNQGALAVIVINNNDGNPTTMGGTDNEITIPSIMVYKVDGESFKAELANGAINGSISNAGFDEIIQDADFDNGIIAHEYGHGISNRLTGGGSNTGCLSNDEQMGEGWSDWFAIMLTIEPGDLGTDARGMGTWSNGEPITGNGIRPAPYSTDFEVNPFTYGDSNNENQISLPHGVGFIFATALWDLTWALIDEYGGTPDPDVYHGTGGNNIAMQLVIEALKIQPCNPGMIDGRDAILEADQLLYEGAHQCLIWEVFAKRGFGYSASQGSTNSRTDQNEAFDLPPLCFVATEAPVAAFTPGSLNSCNKTVDFSDNSYEIVHSWLWNFGDGTSTNIQNPIHTFPGSGIYAVQLVVNNNIGSDTTTQDIIIEQPPVAQVENVEVCLGDDAYVFPVLTGHPQWRDAENNIISGEESLIVPDVTSTRTFYVENLEGGPSFEAGALNPNFGSGGYHVSGYHGALNFTAEQPFEIVSVWVDAQGAGPRTFSLANGFNNDGSFPSASNTVAEVTVDLVNGPQVVYLNMMVPEAGDYNIGGHNVNLYRNNSGPSFPYVLQDYLTIHSSSANTGPLDYYYYFYDIVVREPQCISEPVMFTVSPVVSAFDYVDDGNGTVTFTDASTGATSWLWDFGDGNASTEDSPVHLYEFPGNYVVTLTINDGACTSTQDFTFVVGVEDILSDVPAITLQPNPASSSARVVLGKPLTEDLHLQLTDISGRFLFETTLFSGQTFTTLDIEKLPASVYFVRIKGSHLSELRKLMIER
- a CDS encoding GNAT family N-acetyltransferase → MPVPFPALTTPRLRLRPITDQDLPHIFKGLSHPDITKYYAVSFDSLEATRAQMTWFANLEKTGTGIWWAVCDRNNGDFLGAGGFNNLSREHQKAEIGFWLLPAHWGKGIMKETLPLICDYGIEMLALHRIEGFVEAENLNCKRAMAKLDFVHEGCMKDCEVKNGKFISLDIYALVR
- a CDS encoding BtaA family protein → MMVGEKIRHWVFDRVHSGNLVYNACWEDPRCDRNLMEFDTDSEIVMITSAGCNALAYLADHPKNIHCIDVNPRQNALLQFKQALIRHTDHETLFGFFGKGTHPDHEAIYREKVRSDLGPYARMFWDKNIRYFSDKGVRKNFYHYGTSGMVAWFFSGYIRARKRLYNEVQKLLNATDLETQHDIYLRVEKKLMNRMVEAVVNRHFIMCMLGVPESQQELFVNDYYRGALGFIQERLRHVFTQLPIHDNYFYRVYINGEYTEACSPDYLKKENYDLLHQQVDKIHTYNTTISDFLKTNPGKYSHFILLDHQDWLAANDRRALEEEWALILANSRPGTRILLRSAAEKVDFFPDFVRERLTFETTNVNIQHQLDRVGTYASTYLGIVN